In Gemmata obscuriglobus, a single genomic region encodes these proteins:
- a CDS encoding type IV pilus modification PilV family protein encodes MIRRPAPRPGLSLIEVLLALAILMFALAAVNRLVEVGSQHGDYARASTRGARLAQSKMAEVEAGTVPLDSPATGQFENDDAGWAYAVTPEAAGPPNLYKVTVKVSRTISGQSFDVVLTQMIFDPAMTGSSAQAERPPAEEPADTSSTTTGGTP; translated from the coding sequence ATGATTCGCCGCCCCGCCCCGCGCCCCGGGCTGTCGCTGATCGAGGTGCTGCTGGCGCTGGCGATTCTGATGTTCGCGCTGGCCGCGGTCAACCGGCTCGTGGAGGTGGGGTCGCAGCACGGGGACTACGCCCGCGCGTCCACCCGCGGCGCCAGGCTGGCGCAGAGCAAAATGGCCGAAGTCGAGGCCGGAACGGTTCCGCTCGACAGCCCCGCGACGGGGCAGTTCGAGAACGACGACGCCGGCTGGGCCTACGCGGTGACGCCGGAAGCGGCCGGCCCGCCCAACCTGTACAAGGTCACCGTCAAGGTGTCCCGCACCATAAGCGGACAATCGTTCGATGTCGTGCTCACGCAGATGATTTTCGACCCGGCCATGACCGGCTCCTCGGCCCAGGCCGAGCGCCCGCCGGCCGAAGAGCCCGCCGACACCAGTTCGACCACGACCGGAGGAACCCCGTGA
- a CDS encoding prepilin-type N-terminal cleavage/methylation domain-containing protein: MLLTVPAGVKCRAARRSGFTLLELLLAAVLAAALLTALYMAMSVTVRQTQVSRDASDVEHLYRGVFNKFSTDLSGTLAPLPPKSGGNAAPGGGTVLTATDTGSTASATGATGTGGTGSTGSATGAAGATTTTGSTGTGTDTSTPSTTDTATAVEASPSFQGGVVGTDKQLTVYAGRTPESYTRFGDSGDQARSDQRQIVYWIGEGGGLYRRERPWITGDTLNDDPDPSAPDAVLLAEEVVDLTFEYTDGSGTWETEWDGATPGPDGVTPLGPPRAIKVTLTMRIPLSKNEVVEKTVTHVIAVRAAPGTYTVPLVEAPVDGATGVTDSGTTGSTTDGSGATAGGATGGTGGGMGGAGGGRGGAAGGGGGAGGGGMGGGAGRGGAGGEMGGGGGGGGGRGGAAGGAGGGGGGMGGGGGRGGATGGGGGAGGGGRGGAAGGGGGAGGGGMGAGGGGGGRGGATGGGGAGGGGGGRGGAATGGGGGGGGRGGAGGGR; this comes from the coding sequence ATGCTGCTGACCGTGCCGGCGGGTGTGAAATGCCGGGCCGCGCGCCGCTCCGGGTTCACGCTGCTCGAACTGCTGCTGGCCGCCGTTCTCGCGGCGGCGCTGCTCACCGCCTTGTACATGGCCATGTCGGTGACCGTCCGCCAGACCCAGGTGAGCCGCGACGCGAGCGACGTGGAGCACCTGTACCGGGGCGTGTTCAACAAGTTCTCGACGGACCTGAGCGGCACGCTGGCCCCCCTCCCGCCCAAGTCCGGCGGGAACGCCGCGCCGGGCGGCGGAACGGTCCTGACCGCAACAGACACCGGCTCGACGGCGTCGGCAACCGGTGCTACCGGAACCGGCGGCACCGGTTCTACCGGTTCGGCAACCGGTGCCGCCGGGGCGACAACTACAACTGGCTCCACGGGCACTGGGACCGACACCTCAACGCCCAGTACGACCGATACTGCAACGGCGGTCGAAGCTAGCCCCTCGTTCCAGGGCGGCGTGGTCGGGACCGACAAACAGTTGACGGTTTATGCCGGTCGGACCCCGGAGTCGTACACGCGGTTCGGAGATTCGGGCGATCAGGCCCGGAGCGACCAGCGGCAGATCGTTTACTGGATCGGGGAGGGCGGCGGGCTGTACCGGCGCGAGCGCCCGTGGATCACCGGCGACACGCTCAACGACGACCCCGACCCGTCGGCCCCGGACGCGGTTCTGCTGGCCGAAGAGGTTGTGGACCTGACGTTCGAGTACACCGACGGCTCGGGCACCTGGGAAACCGAGTGGGACGGCGCGACCCCCGGCCCGGACGGGGTAACGCCCCTGGGGCCGCCCCGCGCGATCAAAGTGACGCTCACGATGCGCATCCCGCTGAGCAAGAACGAGGTCGTGGAGAAGACCGTGACGCACGTGATCGCGGTCCGCGCGGCGCCCGGCACCTACACGGTCCCACTCGTCGAGGCGCCAGTTGATGGTGCCACCGGCGTTACCGACAGCGGCACGACCGGCAGCACGACCGACGGTAGTGGCGCGACGGCTGGCGGTGCGACCGGGGGCACTGGCGGCGGTATGGGTGGTGCAGGCGGCGGCCGTGGCGGTGCGGCCGGTGGTGGGGGTGGTGCGGGTGGTGGCGGGATGGGTGGAGGTGCCGGGCGTGGCGGGGCCGGTGGTGAAATGGGCGGCGGAGGTGGAGGCGGTGGCGGCCGTGGTGGCGCGGCAGGCGGTGCGGGTGGAGGTGGCGGTGGAATGGGTGGAGGCGGTGGCCGTGGTGGTGCGACCGGCGGTGGAGGCGGCGCGGGTGGAGGAGGACGTGGTGGCGCGGCCGGTGGTGGAGGCGGTGCGGGCGGCGGTGGAAT